Proteins from one Lacrimispora sphenoides genomic window:
- the purB gene encoding adenylosuccinate lyase, with protein sequence MTDRYQSPLSERYASKEMQYIFSPDRKFKTWRKLWVALAEVEKELGLPITEEQIEELKAHQDEINYDVAIQREKEVRHDVMSHVYAYGVQCPKAKGIIHLGATSCYVGDNTDLIVMTEALKLVRRKLINVIEELSRFADSYKDLPTLAFTHFQPAQPTTVGKRATLWLHDLTMDLEDLDYILSSIRLLGSKGTTGTQASFLELFDGDMDKVRRADSMIAEKLGFAGCYPVSGQTYSRKVDSRVVNVLAGIAQSAHKFSNDIRLLQHLKEVEEPFEKSQIGSSAMAYKRNPMRSERMASLSNYVMADVMNPMLVSSTQWFERTLDDSANKRLSIPEGFLAVDGILDLYLNVVDGLVVYPKVIEKHMMAELPFMATENIMMDAVKAGGDRQELHERIRVLSMEAGRNVKVNGLDNNLLELIAADPSFNLSLEDLKKSMDPNRYVGCAPAQVTAYLEEVVKPLLEDNRELLGMKAEIHV encoded by the coding sequence ATGACAGATAGATACCAAAGCCCGCTGTCTGAGCGCTATGCAAGTAAGGAGATGCAGTATATCTTTTCACCGGACAGGAAATTTAAGACATGGAGAAAGCTGTGGGTTGCCCTTGCGGAGGTAGAAAAGGAACTGGGACTTCCCATAACAGAAGAGCAGATAGAGGAATTAAAAGCCCATCAGGATGAGATTAATTACGATGTGGCAATACAGAGGGAAAAAGAGGTCCGTCATGATGTTATGTCTCATGTATATGCGTATGGCGTCCAGTGCCCTAAGGCAAAAGGAATCATCCATTTGGGAGCCACTTCCTGCTATGTGGGTGACAATACCGATTTAATCGTCATGACAGAAGCATTAAAGCTGGTCCGCAGGAAACTCATCAATGTGATTGAAGAATTGTCCCGGTTTGCTGATTCATATAAGGACTTACCGACCCTTGCTTTTACCCATTTCCAGCCGGCTCAGCCCACCACCGTAGGAAAAAGAGCTACGCTTTGGCTTCACGATCTGACCATGGATTTAGAAGATCTGGACTATATCCTAAGTTCCATTCGCCTCCTTGGCTCTAAGGGCACCACAGGAACACAGGCCAGCTTTCTGGAGCTGTTTGACGGCGATATGGACAAGGTGAGAAGGGCAGATTCCATGATTGCTGAGAAGCTGGGATTTGCAGGCTGCTATCCGGTTTCCGGCCAGACCTATTCCAGAAAGGTGGACAGCCGGGTGGTCAATGTTTTAGCAGGCATTGCCCAGAGTGCCCATAAATTTTCCAATGATATCCGCCTTTTGCAGCACTTAAAGGAAGTGGAAGAACCTTTTGAAAAGAGTCAGATCGGTTCTTCCGCCATGGCTTATAAGCGCAATCCTATGAGAAGCGAACGGATGGCTTCCCTGTCCAATTATGTCATGGCAGATGTGATGAATCCTATGCTGGTTTCTTCTACCCAGTGGTTTGAGAGAACACTTGATGATTCTGCCAATAAAAGATTAAGCATTCCGGAAGGGTTTTTGGCGGTTGATGGAATTCTGGATCTTTATCTGAATGTTGTGGATGGGCTTGTGGTATATCCCAAGGTAATAGAAAAGCACATGATGGCAGAGCTTCCCTTTATGGCTACGGAAAATATCATGATGGATGCGGTTAAGGCCGGCGGGGACAGGCAGGAGCTCCACGAACGGATCAGGGTACTGTCTATGGAAGCAGGCCGGAATGTAAAGGTCAATGGACTTGACAACAATTTGCTGGAGCTGATTGCAGCAGATCCCTCCTTCAACCTTTCTTTGGAAGATTTAAAGAAAAGCATGGATCCCAATAGATATGTGGGCTGCGCTCCGGCCCAGGTGACTGCTTATCTGGAAGAAGTGGTTAAGCCTCTTCTTGAAGATAATAGGGAACTTCTCGGGATGAAAGCAGAGATTCACGTATAA
- a CDS encoding LysR family transcriptional regulator, whose amino-acid sequence MSSNLEYYKVFYYVAQLKSITLAAEKLCISQPAVSQAVRQLEKALDSQLFLRTSKGVRLTREGEFFYGYVKSGLENIWHGESMLNRLKDLDTGEVRIGASDMTLQFYLLPYLEKFHELYPGIKVSVSNGPTPETLRYLYDGKIDFGVVSTPFEAKSEVMRTDVKEIRNVFVAGDKFCYLKDQELDYDVLKELPCIFLEKNTSTRTFMDEYLAGHEIVVEPEFELSTSDMIVQFAMRNLGIGCVMSGFAQMELEKGSLFELKFREEMPKRHFTIVTDIKTPVSPAGKRLLQLMTDDII is encoded by the coding sequence ATGAGCAGCAATTTAGAGTATTACAAGGTGTTTTATTATGTGGCCCAGCTTAAAAGCATCACTTTGGCGGCGGAGAAGCTGTGCATATCCCAGCCTGCTGTGAGTCAGGCTGTCAGGCAGCTGGAAAAAGCTCTGGACAGTCAGCTGTTTCTGCGGACCTCCAAAGGGGTTCGTCTGACCCGGGAGGGAGAATTTTTTTACGGATATGTAAAATCAGGTTTAGAAAACATCTGGCATGGAGAAAGTATGTTAAACAGGCTTAAAGATCTGGATACGGGCGAGGTGCGGATCGGAGCCAGTGATATGACGCTTCAGTTTTATTTACTGCCCTATCTGGAGAAGTTCCATGAGCTGTATCCTGGTATCAAGGTAAGTGTTTCCAACGGGCCTACGCCTGAAACACTCCGGTATTTATATGACGGCAAGATTGATTTCGGAGTGGTCAGCACTCCCTTTGAGGCAAAGAGCGAGGTCATGCGGACCGATGTTAAGGAAATCAGGAACGTGTTTGTGGCGGGAGATAAATTCTGTTATTTAAAGGATCAGGAGCTGGATTATGATGTTTTAAAGGAACTGCCTTGTATATTTCTTGAAAAGAATACCAGCACAAGAACATTTATGGATGAATATCTGGCAGGCCATGAGATCGTGGTAGAACCGGAGTTTGAGCTTTCCACCAGTGACATGATCGTTCAGTTTGCCATGCGGAATCTTGGAATCGGCTGTGTGATGTCAGGGTTTGCACAGATGGAGTTGGAGAAGGGGAGTCTTTTTGAGCTTAAGTTTCGGGAAGAAATGCCGAAACGCCACTTTACCATTGTCACTGATATCAAAACGCCCGTATCTCCAGCAGGTAAGCGCCTTTTACAACTGATGACAGATGACATAATTTAA
- a CDS encoding adenylosuccinate synthase produces the protein MVRAIVGANWGDEGKGKITDMLAKESDIIIRYQGGSNAGHTIINNYGKFALHLLPSGVFYNHTTSVIGNGVALNIPFLVKEIEDLVSKGVPKPDVLVSDRAQILMPYHILFDQYEEERLGKKSFGSTKSGIAPFYSDKYAKIGFQVSELFDEESLKEKVDRVCETKNVLMEHLYHKPAMDPQELFQTLLKYREMVKPYVCDVSKYLHEAIKAGKNILLEGQLGSLKDPDHGIYPMVTSSSTLAAYGAIGAGIPPYEIKNITTVVKAYSSAVGAGAFVSELFGDEADELRRRGGDGGEYGATTGRPRRMGWFDAVASRYGCRIQGSTEVALTVLDVLGYLDELQICVGYEIDGKVTRDFPTTVELNKAKPVYKSLPGWKCEIRGVKNYEDLPENCRNYIEFIEKEIETPITMVSNGPGRDEIIFRK, from the coding sequence ATGGTAAGAGCAATTGTAGGAGCCAACTGGGGCGACGAAGGAAAAGGTAAGATCACGGATATGCTGGCAAAGGAATCGGATATCATTATCCGTTATCAGGGAGGCAGCAATGCCGGACACACGATCATCAACAACTACGGAAAATTCGCCCTTCACCTTCTGCCATCAGGCGTTTTCTATAATCATACCACCAGCGTCATCGGTAATGGTGTGGCATTAAATATCCCGTTCCTGGTAAAGGAAATTGAGGATCTGGTAAGTAAGGGTGTTCCAAAGCCTGACGTTCTGGTTTCAGACCGTGCCCAGATCTTAATGCCATATCACATTCTGTTTGACCAGTATGAAGAGGAACGCCTTGGCAAAAAGTCTTTTGGTTCCACAAAATCAGGGATTGCTCCATTTTATTCAGATAAATATGCAAAGATCGGATTTCAGGTCAGTGAGCTTTTTGACGAAGAATCTTTAAAGGAAAAGGTTGACCGGGTTTGTGAAACAAAGAATGTTTTAATGGAGCATCTCTATCACAAGCCGGCCATGGACCCGCAGGAGCTGTTTCAGACTCTTCTTAAATACCGTGAGATGGTGAAGCCATATGTGTGTGATGTGTCCAAATACCTTCATGAGGCAATCAAGGCGGGTAAGAATATCCTTTTGGAAGGCCAGCTGGGATCTTTAAAGGATCCTGACCATGGAATATATCCTATGGTTACGTCATCCTCAACACTTGCGGCCTACGGCGCCATTGGCGCAGGCATTCCACCCTATGAGATTAAGAACATTACCACTGTGGTAAAAGCTTATTCCAGTGCAGTAGGGGCAGGAGCGTTTGTCAGCGAACTATTCGGAGATGAGGCAGATGAACTGAGACGGCGCGGAGGAGACGGCGGCGAATATGGAGCAACTACCGGAAGGCCAAGGCGTATGGGCTGGTTTGACGCAGTTGCGTCCAGGTACGGATGCCGGATCCAGGGGTCTACAGAGGTTGCCCTCACCGTTCTTGATGTGCTGGGATATCTTGACGAGCTTCAGATATGTGTGGGCTATGAGATTGACGGAAAGGTTACCAGAGATTTCCCCACAACCGTAGAACTTAACAAAGCAAAACCGGTATACAAAAGCCTTCCCGGCTGGAAATGTGAGATTAGAGGAGTTAAAAATTACGAGGATCTTCCGGAGAACTGCAGGAATTATATTGAATTCATAGAGAAAGAAATCGAAACGCCCATAACCATGGTTTCCAATGGACCGGGAAGAGATGAAATTATTTTTCGCAAATGA